A genomic region of Mesobacillus jeotgali contains the following coding sequences:
- the treP gene encoding PTS system trehalose-specific EIIBC component, translating to MDRQAVEQIVEAVGGKENIAGATHCVTRLRFALKDEGKVDKEKLENIDLVKGSFSANGQYQVVIGQGLVDKVYAEMVAITGIGEASKEEIKDAAAQNLNPLQRAIKTLADIFIPILPAIVTAGLLMGINNILTGKDIFFEGQAFIDVYTGWADFASIINLIANTAFVFLPGLIGWSAVNKFGGSPLLGIVLGLMLVHPDLLNAWGYGAAKEIPTWNLFGLTVEKVGYQGQVLPVLLASYVLAKMEIFLRKRIPDAFQLLTVAPIALLVTGFLSFIVIGPITFAIGNAITDGVVGIFDAAPAIGGLVYGGLYAPLVITGMHHTFLAVDLQLIGTIGGTFLWPMVALSNIAQGSAAFAMMFADKDNEKLKGLSMTSAISAWLGITEPAMFGVNLRYRYPFIAAIIGSAIAGIVITLRGVMAPSIGVGGLPAFLSIFTEFWGVFFIGMGIALVVPFVLTFIMAKTRKKKEA from the coding sequence ATGGATCGACAGGCAGTTGAACAAATTGTTGAAGCTGTTGGAGGCAAAGAAAACATTGCCGGTGCCACTCACTGTGTTACAAGGCTGCGTTTTGCCTTGAAGGATGAAGGAAAAGTGGATAAGGAAAAGCTGGAGAATATTGATCTTGTAAAAGGATCTTTTTCCGCAAATGGACAATACCAGGTCGTTATTGGACAGGGGCTTGTTGACAAGGTATACGCAGAAATGGTTGCGATTACCGGAATTGGGGAAGCTTCAAAAGAAGAAATAAAAGATGCTGCAGCCCAAAACTTGAATCCTCTTCAAAGGGCAATCAAGACGCTGGCAGATATCTTCATTCCAATCCTTCCAGCGATTGTTACTGCTGGTTTGTTGATGGGGATCAATAATATCCTGACTGGAAAGGACATCTTTTTTGAAGGCCAGGCATTTATTGACGTTTATACCGGATGGGCCGATTTTGCCAGCATTATTAATTTAATTGCAAATACAGCCTTCGTATTCCTGCCAGGTTTAATTGGTTGGAGTGCGGTAAATAAATTTGGCGGAAGCCCGCTTCTTGGTATTGTTTTGGGACTCATGCTTGTACATCCTGACTTGCTGAATGCATGGGGTTACGGGGCAGCAAAAGAAATTCCTACATGGAATCTGTTTGGACTGACAGTTGAGAAGGTAGGATATCAAGGCCAGGTATTGCCTGTATTGCTAGCTTCATATGTACTGGCGAAAATGGAAATCTTTTTGCGCAAACGGATACCTGATGCATTCCAGTTGTTGACCGTTGCCCCAATAGCTTTATTGGTAACAGGATTCCTATCGTTCATCGTGATTGGGCCAATTACTTTCGCGATTGGGAATGCGATTACTGATGGCGTTGTTGGAATTTTTGATGCAGCACCTGCTATTGGCGGATTGGTCTATGGCGGTCTTTATGCACCGCTTGTTATCACAGGTATGCACCATACCTTCCTGGCAGTGGATTTACAATTGATAGGAACAATCGGCGGTACATTCCTATGGCCGATGGTAGCTCTTTCTAATATCGCACAGGGCTCAGCAGCTTTTGCCATGATGTTTGCTGACAAGGACAATGAAAAGTTAAAAGGCCTTTCAATGACATCAGCGATTTCAGCATGGTTGGGAATTACCGAACCAGCAATGTTCGGTGTGAACCTGCGCTACAGATATCCATTTATCGCAGCGATCATCGGTTCAGCAATCGCTGGAATTGTCATCACCCTTCGCGGAGTCATGGCACCATCGATTGGTGTTGGCGGATTGCCTGCTTTCCTATCCATCTTCACTGAGTTCTGGGGTGTTTTCTTCATTGGGATGGGAATCGCGCTTGTCGTACCATTCGTACTGACATTCATTATGGCAAAAACAAGAAAGAAAAAAGAAGCTTAA